One window from the genome of Pedobacter schmidteae encodes:
- a CDS encoding PQQ-dependent sugar dehydrogenase — translation MKRSLLLMTFLASIALSSYVSGPVQGVFEQEPVLLGNKTIASGLNVPWEMTWGPDNWIWFTEQSGTLSKVNPETGEKKMLLRIPEVYRYRSLGLLGMAVHPDPKKPYVFLDYTYKNGTAILSRLVRYTYTSDTLINPVVLLNDIPGNTGHNGSRIVLAPDGKLMMSTGDAVKGANAQDKTSLNGKVLRINIDGSIPNDNPDPASPVWSMGHRNAQGLAFDKRGTLFNSEHGDAIEDELNIIKKGANYGWPFVEGFCDTEKEKDFAKTTTVTVPVKSWTPVIAPAAIAYYDSPAIPEWKNAMLLVTLKTQSLRVLKLNEAGNEVLSEGIYLDHEFGRLRGVCVSPAGDVYVSTSNRDWNPSDGYPKKEDDRIIKIFKTKTGTNAVVAKKTTRPVASAGAVVYTNYCASCHKNDGKGIAGVFPPLKGTPQVMGDKNALIHILLKGLSGPITVKGQKYDQEMPAFNFLSNREIAAVASYIRTQFGNKASTVNEAEVARLRALRALRATKK, via the coding sequence ATGAAAAGAAGCCTTCTGTTGATGACCTTTTTGGCCAGTATTGCACTTAGCAGTTATGTGAGTGGACCGGTGCAAGGTGTGTTTGAACAGGAGCCTGTTTTATTGGGGAACAAAACCATTGCCTCGGGTCTGAATGTGCCCTGGGAAATGACCTGGGGGCCCGACAACTGGATCTGGTTTACCGAGCAGAGTGGTACCCTAAGTAAGGTTAATCCCGAAACCGGTGAAAAAAAGATGCTGCTGCGTATTCCTGAAGTTTACAGATACCGTTCGCTCGGTTTATTGGGGATGGCCGTTCATCCGGATCCTAAAAAGCCTTATGTATTTTTAGACTATACCTATAAAAATGGTACAGCCATTTTGTCCAGATTGGTAAGATATACTTATACCTCGGATACGCTGATTAATCCGGTAGTATTGTTAAACGATATTCCGGGAAATACCGGGCATAATGGTTCGCGCATTGTGCTGGCGCCTGATGGCAAATTGATGATGTCGACCGGCGATGCCGTAAAAGGGGCAAATGCACAGGACAAAACATCGCTGAATGGCAAAGTGCTGCGCATCAATATAGATGGAAGTATACCCAATGATAATCCCGACCCGGCCAGTCCCGTGTGGTCGATGGGCCATCGCAATGCCCAGGGATTAGCCTTTGATAAAAGAGGTACGCTTTTCAATTCGGAACATGGAGATGCGATAGAAGATGAACTGAATATCATTAAAAAAGGAGCAAACTACGGATGGCCTTTTGTTGAGGGCTTTTGCGATACAGAAAAGGAAAAAGATTTTGCTAAAACCACCACGGTTACGGTTCCGGTAAAATCATGGACCCCGGTTATTGCCCCCGCAGCTATCGCCTATTATGATTCGCCCGCCATTCCCGAATGGAAAAATGCCATGTTGCTGGTTACCCTCAAAACCCAAAGTTTAAGGGTGTTGAAGTTGAATGAGGCCGGAAATGAAGTGCTTTCCGAAGGCATATATCTGGATCATGAATTTGGACGATTGAGAGGTGTATGTGTGTCGCCGGCAGGTGATGTGTATGTGTCGACCAGCAACCGCGACTGGAATCCGTCTGATGGATACCCTAAAAAAGAGGACGACAGGATCATTAAAATATTTAAAACCAAAACAGGGACAAATGCAGTTGTCGCTAAAAAAACAACCAGGCCGGTAGCGTCGGCCGGGGCAGTGGTGTACACCAATTATTGTGCGTCCTGTCATAAAAACGATGGTAAGGGGATTGCAGGAGTATTTCCACCTCTAAAAGGCACTCCGCAGGTAATGGGTGATAAAAATGCACTGATTCATATATTGCTGAAGGGTTTATCGGGACCGATAACGGTTAAGGGACAGAAATATGATCAGGAAATGCCTGCTTTCAATTTTTTGAGCAACAGGGAGATCGCTGCGGTAGCCAGTTATATCCGGACACAGTTTGGAAATAAGGCCAGCACAGTGAATGAAGCAGAAGTAGCCAGGTTGAGAGCGTTAAGAGCGTTAAGAGCAACAAAGAAGTAA
- a CDS encoding TonB-dependent receptor, with amino-acid sequence MNKKNTKPVGPILFVLLMALCLILPETLCAQQLKNLVGTVTDATTGDPIPGVSIKLKRNNAVVATDANGKYGLRVGNADYLIFSYVGYESRTLLVGDKTTLNVPLKPVYNALNEVVVIGYGSVKKSDLTGSVGQVNMDDLTKAPVASFAEALAGRIAGVQVSSSDGQPGVGMDIVIRGANSLTQSNSPLYVIDGFPIEEPDNAALNPDDILSINILKDASATAIYGSRGANGVIIIETKKGKIGKPLVALSSSFGFQQPLKKIEMMNAYEFVKLQKEISAVNAEANYFQNGRDLEFYRTAESIDWQDKVIKQSPMQIHNISLRGGNTQTRYAISGSVFDQEGIILNTGSKRYQGRIAVDQTISKKIKVGLTANYSQITRSGQLVAAGGNANFTAYMMYRTWAYRPTTGTDVRLEDYDDDPDNTNVSDIRINPVVSSLNDYTHTGTTDFMANAYLQYDILKDLTLKVTGTASTRKSKLDRFFNSKTPQGSPLNRFNSLGVNGSVRYSDNDVWSNENILTYNKAFNKDHKLTVMGGFSIQSTSSNSYGYSAQRLPNEALGMPGLDEGTPFGGVANESDNALMSFYGRAEYNYKSKYLLTATYRADGSSKFYMANRWGYFPSAAAAWNMHNEPFMKALPMTSNAKLRLSYGVTGNNRIGDFDYFSNLALPMGNSYSFNNGTPTQSIVLSKLGNPKLKWESTQQTNIGYDLGLFKNKIELTVEVYRKTTKDLLLNADMPASSGYAKAFKNIGSIRNDGMEFSLNTINISNKNFSWSSNFNIAFNRNKVLALARNQERMFSTVRVGQDSPQLYVSEIGKPAGLFYGRIFDGVYQFEDFDSPSPGIYVLKKGIPGNGQTVPIQPGHIKYRDINGDGTVDDADMTVIGSGQPLHTGGFLNNLGYKGFSLNVFLQWSYGNQIYNANRMMLDGNYLGLANTNQYASYINRWSPENPTNANYKPGGHGPAGAQSTRVLEDGSYLRLKTVSLGYSIPSKYIKRFYLSNLSLVVSAQNLYTFTKYSGMDPEVSVLNSVLTPGFDYSAYPQARTLNFALKASF; translated from the coding sequence ATGAACAAAAAAAATACTAAACCGGTAGGCCCCATTTTATTTGTTTTACTGATGGCTTTGTGTTTGATTTTACCCGAAACACTTTGCGCGCAGCAATTAAAAAACCTGGTCGGGACCGTAACAGATGCCACCACTGGCGATCCCATACCCGGGGTAAGCATTAAACTGAAACGAAACAATGCAGTGGTTGCTACCGATGCCAATGGTAAGTATGGCCTGAGGGTGGGCAATGCCGATTACCTGATATTTTCTTATGTCGGGTATGAAAGCAGAACCTTGCTGGTAGGCGACAAAACAACCTTAAACGTGCCTTTAAAACCGGTATACAATGCTTTAAACGAAGTAGTGGTGATTGGTTACGGCAGCGTTAAAAAAAGTGACCTTACGGGCTCTGTGGGCCAGGTAAACATGGACGACCTGACCAAAGCTCCCGTAGCTTCTTTTGCTGAAGCCCTGGCAGGAAGAATTGCAGGTGTACAGGTTTCCTCTTCTGATGGACAGCCCGGTGTAGGCATGGACATCGTGATCAGGGGGGCAAACTCCCTTACACAAAGCAATTCGCCTCTATATGTTATAGATGGTTTCCCTATTGAAGAACCTGATAATGCAGCCCTCAACCCAGATGATATTCTTTCCATCAACATCTTAAAAGATGCATCGGCCACCGCTATATATGGCTCGAGAGGGGCAAATGGTGTAATCATTATTGAAACAAAAAAAGGAAAGATAGGAAAACCTTTGGTTGCCCTGAGCAGCTCGTTTGGATTTCAGCAGCCGCTGAAAAAAATAGAAATGATGAATGCTTATGAGTTTGTAAAACTGCAAAAGGAAATCAGCGCCGTGAATGCGGAGGCAAATTATTTCCAGAACGGACGTGACCTGGAGTTTTACAGAACTGCCGAAAGCATCGACTGGCAGGATAAGGTGATTAAGCAGTCGCCCATGCAAATTCACAACATTTCTTTAAGAGGTGGCAATACGCAAACCCGCTACGCCATATCAGGGTCGGTGTTTGACCAGGAAGGGATTATTCTCAACACAGGCTCTAAACGTTACCAGGGGCGGATAGCTGTTGACCAGACGATCAGCAAAAAGATAAAGGTGGGCTTAACGGCCAATTACAGCCAGATTACCAGATCAGGTCAGCTGGTTGCCGCTGGCGGTAATGCCAATTTTACGGCCTATATGATGTACAGGACATGGGCATACCGCCCAACCACCGGTACTGATGTACGCCTGGAGGATTATGACGACGATCCGGACAATACCAATGTGTCGGATATTCGCATCAATCCGGTGGTGTCCAGTCTGAACGACTATACCCATACCGGTACCACCGATTTTATGGCCAATGCTTATCTGCAATATGATATACTGAAAGACCTGACCCTAAAAGTTACCGGAACTGCCAGCACCCGGAAATCAAAGCTGGACCGTTTTTTCAATTCAAAAACTCCTCAGGGTAGTCCCTTAAACCGCTTTAACAGTCTGGGCGTAAATGGTTCTGTAAGGTATAGCGACAACGATGTATGGTCTAACGAAAACATCCTGACCTATAATAAAGCCTTCAACAAGGACCATAAACTGACCGTAATGGGTGGGTTTTCTATTCAAAGTACCAGCAGCAATTCATATGGCTACTCGGCGCAACGCCTGCCCAACGAGGCTTTGGGCATGCCGGGACTGGACGAGGGGACTCCTTTTGGTGGAGTGGCCAACGAAAGCGACAATGCACTGATGTCATTTTATGGCCGGGCCGAATACAATTATAAATCGAAATACTTGCTTACTGCTACTTACAGGGCTGATGGTTCGTCTAAATTTTATATGGCCAACCGCTGGGGCTACTTCCCCTCGGCAGCGGCAGCATGGAACATGCACAATGAACCTTTTATGAAAGCCCTGCCCATGACTTCCAATGCCAAGCTGAGGTTAAGCTATGGGGTTACCGGCAACAACCGTATTGGTGATTTTGATTATTTCTCTAACCTGGCCCTGCCCATGGGCAATTCATATTCCTTTAATAATGGTACGCCTACGCAAAGTATTGTGCTGAGCAAGCTGGGCAATCCGAAATTGAAATGGGAAAGCACACAACAAACCAATATAGGATACGATTTGGGGCTGTTTAAAAATAAGATAGAACTTACGGTGGAGGTATACCGTAAAACCACCAAAGACCTTTTGTTGAATGCCGATATGCCGGCCAGTAGTGGTTATGCCAAAGCATTTAAAAATATTGGTAGCATCAGAAATGATGGAATGGAATTTAGCCTCAATACGATCAACATCAGCAATAAAAACTTCAGCTGGTCCAGTAACTTTAATATCGCTTTTAATCGCAATAAGGTGTTGGCGCTGGCCCGCAACCAGGAGCGGATGTTTTCTACCGTAAGGGTGGGGCAGGATAGTCCGCAATTATATGTTTCGGAAATAGGTAAGCCGGCCGGTTTATTCTACGGAAGGATATTTGACGGCGTGTACCAGTTTGAGGATTTTGACAGTCCATCGCCAGGCATATATGTGTTAAAGAAAGGAATTCCGGGCAATGGGCAGACAGTTCCCATTCAACCGGGGCATATCAAATACCGCGACATCAATGGAGATGGTACGGTTGATGATGCCGATATGACGGTAATTGGTAGTGGACAGCCGCTGCATACCGGCGGTTTTTTAAACAATCTGGGATATAAAGGCTTTAGCCTCAATGTATTTTTACAATGGTCGTATGGCAACCAGATTTACAATGCCAACAGGATGATGTTGGATGGAAATTACCTGGGCCTGGCCAATACCAATCAATACGCCAGTTATATTAATAGGTGGTCGCCCGAAAACCCTACCAATGCAAATTATAAACCTGGCGGACATGGGCCTGCCGGAGCGCAGTCTACCCGCGTATTGGAAGATGGTTCGTACCTGCGCCTTAAAACAGTATCGCTGGGCTATTCCATCCCTTCAAAATACATTAAAAGGTTTTATCTGAGCAATTTGAGCCTGGTGGTTTCTGCACAGAACCTGTATACGTTTACCAAATATTCGGGAATGGATCCCGAGGTTTCGGTGCTGAATTCGGTACTTACGCCGGGGTTCGATTACTCGGCTTATCCGCAGGCAAGAACCCTGAATTTTGCGCTTAAAGCCTCATTTTAA
- a CDS encoding BamA/TamA family outer membrane protein, translated as MTKFLLSCILVLASLATTAQDSVTVKIYPKYDSVGKFHRFLFGENYRKEYALPVRVPSIRISTIKGGLTPTQRGGGNQSHSLRLVDAQGKEWVLRSVEKFPEILLPAVFRKTFAGEVVKDNMSAQNPFSALVVPVIANAVGVPHSDPMIGWVLPDEKLGIYAKVFANTLCLLEEREPAGDTDNSEKMMRKLNDNSDNTYDGPLFVKAKALDALLGDWDRHEDQWRWKPVKQENGSTMYQPIPRDRDQVFYLSEGLIPRYAQSSWLLPMIQGYERSLPDVNWFFWEGRALYSKWFSGIDETQWNRIVAEFCASLTDDLFESALKKLPEPGYSLRHKNLLAQLKDRRAKLPETMNKYYHFISRIVDVQASNKNEFIQISDAPGNALKITMQKIAKDGSLKELIFDRTFDPSVTKEIRLYVKDGNDSLILNNSTSTIKLRIIGVEGEKKYHIENAIRKVPVYGMDNNVKLSGQTGRISKHFDSDTSNTHFVATDLYTRRTLLLNAGYNIDDRLLLGLSYKIVQPGFRKFPVGSIHSFSFLHSFATEGFRFNYNAEMFRVWGKTDITLRADVFAPENSQNFYGLGNETKFNKTGDFVRYYRARFSLYQFDPALRWSNAKWTFGVGPSFQYYRYSRDDNDGRFIERINELNSADSAHINKDKVYAGLAFNFINNNRNSDILPATGTYLETRLLAYKGLNQFSNSMAQLSAAFSVYQPIHKKKGIVLTDRIGGGITLGQQAFYQSQYLGGQGNLLGYREFRFGGQHSLYNNLELRLKVTDFINYIVPGQFGLLGFHDVGRVWRKGEESKVWHQGYGGGIYFAPASLTVFRFLMGHSNEGWYPYVAMKFRY; from the coding sequence ATGACTAAATTTCTCCTCTCTTGTATTTTAGTACTTGCAAGCCTGGCTACTACTGCCCAGGATTCTGTGACGGTAAAAATTTATCCAAAGTATGATAGCGTAGGTAAATTTCACCGCTTTCTGTTTGGCGAAAACTATCGAAAAGAATATGCACTGCCGGTGCGCGTGCCTTCTATCAGGATTTCGACCATCAAAGGAGGATTGACACCCACGCAGCGTGGCGGGGGCAACCAATCTCATTCGTTGCGACTGGTGGATGCGCAAGGCAAAGAGTGGGTGTTGAGGAGTGTAGAAAAATTTCCGGAGATACTTTTACCTGCGGTGTTCAGGAAAACTTTTGCCGGCGAGGTGGTGAAGGATAATATGTCGGCACAAAATCCTTTCTCGGCATTGGTGGTGCCTGTAATTGCCAATGCAGTAGGTGTGCCGCATAGCGACCCCATGATTGGTTGGGTATTGCCCGATGAAAAACTGGGGATATATGCCAAAGTGTTTGCCAATACCTTGTGCCTGCTGGAAGAAAGAGAGCCTGCAGGGGATACCGATAACTCGGAAAAGATGATGCGCAAGCTGAACGACAACAGTGACAATACCTATGACGGCCCTTTGTTTGTGAAAGCCAAGGCCCTGGATGCCCTGCTGGGCGACTGGGACAGGCATGAGGATCAGTGGCGCTGGAAGCCGGTGAAACAGGAAAATGGATCTACTATGTATCAGCCTATTCCGCGCGACAGGGACCAGGTTTTTTATTTGTCGGAAGGATTGATACCCCGATACGCGCAATCGTCGTGGTTGTTGCCCATGATACAGGGCTATGAAAGGAGCCTGCCCGATGTGAACTGGTTTTTTTGGGAGGGGAGGGCATTGTATAGCAAGTGGTTTTCGGGTATAGATGAAACCCAATGGAATCGTATTGTGGCCGAGTTTTGCGCTTCGTTAACAGACGACCTGTTTGAAAGCGCTTTGAAGAAATTGCCTGAACCGGGCTATTCACTACGGCACAAGAATCTGTTGGCCCAGCTAAAAGACAGAAGGGCAAAACTGCCTGAGACGATGAATAAGTATTATCATTTCATCAGCCGCATTGTAGATGTGCAGGCCAGTAACAAAAATGAGTTTATACAGATTAGCGATGCACCCGGGAACGCATTAAAGATTACCATGCAGAAAATTGCAAAAGACGGTTCGCTGAAAGAGCTGATTTTTGACCGGACATTTGATCCATCGGTAACCAAGGAAATCAGGCTGTATGTAAAGGATGGCAACGACAGCCTGATTTTAAACAACAGCACATCGACCATTAAACTCCGCATCATTGGGGTAGAGGGGGAGAAAAAATATCATATTGAAAATGCAATCAGAAAGGTGCCGGTATACGGTATGGACAACAATGTGAAGTTGAGCGGGCAAACAGGGCGCATCAGCAAGCACTTTGACAGCGATACTTCGAACACGCATTTTGTAGCAACGGATTTGTATACGCGTAGAACATTGCTGCTAAATGCAGGGTATAACATCGACGACAGGCTTTTATTGGGACTTTCGTATAAAATAGTGCAGCCCGGTTTCAGGAAGTTTCCGGTGGGCAGTATACATTCCTTTTCCTTTCTGCATTCTTTTGCTACCGAAGGGTTCAGGTTTAATTACAATGCCGAAATGTTTAGGGTATGGGGTAAAACTGACATTACACTGCGTGCGGATGTATTTGCCCCCGAGAATTCGCAGAATTTTTATGGATTGGGAAATGAAACAAAATTTAATAAAACAGGAGATTTTGTGCGCTACTACCGCGCAAGGTTTAGCCTGTACCAATTTGATCCGGCCCTGAGGTGGAGCAATGCGAAATGGACCTTTGGGGTTGGCCCTTCTTTTCAATATTATCGCTACAGCAGGGATGACAATGATGGAAGGTTTATTGAACGGATAAACGAGCTGAACTCGGCCGATAGCGCCCATATCAATAAGGACAAAGTGTATGCGGGGCTGGCCTTTAATTTTATCAACAATAACCGCAACAGCGATATATTGCCGGCTACGGGTACTTATCTGGAAACCCGTTTGCTGGCTTACAAAGGCTTAAACCAGTTCTCCAATTCGATGGCACAACTCAGCGCAGCCTTTTCTGTTTACCAGCCTATTCACAAAAAGAAAGGGATTGTTCTGACCGATCGCATTGGCGGTGGTATCACCCTGGGCCAACAGGCCTTTTATCAATCGCAATATTTAGGGGGGCAGGGCAATTTGCTGGGGTATCGCGAATTCCGCTTTGGTGGGCAGCATAGCTTATACAATAACCTGGAACTGAGGCTAAAGGTAACCGATTTTATCAATTACATTGTGCCAGGGCAATTTGGCTTGCTGGGTTTTCATGATGTAGGCCGGGTTTGGCGTAAGGGAGAGGAGTCAAAAGTATGGCATCAGGGATATGGCGGTGGCATTTATTTCGCACCTGCATCATTAACTGTATTTCGCTTTTTAATGGGACATTCAAATGAAGGCTGGTACCCCTATGTAGCCATGAAATTCCGATATTAA
- a CDS encoding 2-hydroxyacid dehydrogenase, translating into MKIAFFSAKPYDKTFFTTYNETYGFELEFWETHLGPHVVNALSEGTQVVCVFVNDKLTAEVINIMASKGVKVIALRCAGFNNVDLESAKKHGIRVCRVPAYSPEAVAEHAVAMLLTLNRKTHKAYNRVREQNFSLNGLLGFNLHGRTVGVIGTGKIGKAFIKIMQGFGCNILAYDIFEDETLKTAGVQYLPFDEVLAQSDIISLHCPLTDQNHYLINESSIAKMKKGVTIINTSRGGLINTHDVIQSLKSGHIAYLGIDVYEQEESLFFKDLSASVIQNDEIQRLMSFSNVLVTGHQAFFTEEALSQIASITLNSINHLIKGSVPEDQSVLLV; encoded by the coding sequence ATGAAAATAGCTTTCTTTTCTGCAAAACCATACGACAAAACATTTTTCACTACATATAATGAAACCTATGGTTTTGAACTGGAATTCTGGGAAACACACCTGGGGCCACATGTAGTGAACGCACTTAGTGAAGGGACACAAGTAGTCTGCGTATTTGTAAATGATAAACTGACAGCAGAGGTAATCAACATCATGGCGTCTAAAGGTGTTAAAGTAATTGCTTTACGCTGTGCCGGCTTCAACAATGTTGACCTTGAATCAGCCAAAAAACATGGCATCAGGGTTTGCCGGGTCCCAGCCTACTCTCCCGAGGCGGTTGCCGAACATGCCGTAGCCATGCTGCTTACCTTAAACAGAAAAACCCACAAGGCCTATAACCGCGTACGTGAGCAGAATTTTTCACTCAATGGACTTTTAGGTTTCAACCTGCATGGCCGCACCGTAGGCGTCATAGGAACGGGAAAAATAGGCAAGGCTTTTATCAAAATCATGCAGGGCTTTGGTTGCAATATATTAGCTTACGATATTTTTGAGGATGAAACTTTAAAGACAGCGGGTGTTCAGTACCTGCCTTTTGATGAGGTATTGGCACAATCGGATATCATTTCTCTCCATTGCCCGCTTACCGACCAAAACCATTACCTGATCAACGAAAGCAGCATTGCAAAAATGAAAAAAGGGGTTACCATCATCAACACCAGTCGCGGCGGACTCATCAATACGCATGATGTGATTCAGAGTTTAAAATCCGGACATATTGCTTATTTAGGAATCGATGTTTACGAGCAGGAAGAAAGCCTGTTCTTTAAAGACCTCTCGGCCTCCGTTATTCAAAATGATGAGATCCAACGCCTGATGAGTTTTTCTAATGTATTGGTTACCGGCCACCAGGCTTTTTTCACGGAAGAAGCCCTCTCACAGATCGCATCCATTACTTTAAACAGTATAAACCACCTCATCAAAGGTTCGGTTCCGGAAGATCAGTCGGTATTGCTGGTGTAA
- a CDS encoding RagB/SusD family nutrient uptake outer membrane protein: MKLKYYCLLVLVFAAVAGCKKLNTNPKDFLPPEAYYDTKEKLNASLAGVYDVLGSTGLYGSRMCYLLGLEADEGYYARSTTPIGPHEYNFTAGHANISLYWTSLYTGVTRANALLANLDNNPQIDKAVRDQIRGEALFLRGYYYFMLVQSFGGVPLVLKPTLDVDDIDIPRATDKEVYDQILTDMKAAEGLVAGIRTLGYGGRVSKSAVRGILARVCLFMAGYPLKDVEKYKDAREWAKKVMDDTEAGHDLNPSYSDIFIKYARDEYDIKESIWEVEFWGNNAEAFTEAGGVGYLNGPASANTETGEGFGGVRATASLYQLYKVGDLRRDWSIASFTYNATGALGSKTAITTVGVATLYNRTSGKYRREYELVLPKSRSVTPINFPLLRYADVLLMFAEADNELNGTPTQEAIDAVNKVRQRSMSTGVKAFTLTNGGANYTSAPTVTISDPGTGGVRAQATAAISTSTKKVTGITLAFDGVTGTQMGRNYTTATVTITGGGGTGATATATVHKLTDANATATDIASQESFRQFIQDERARELCFETLRKGDLIRWGVFVFRMNQIGDLVTQQVPTAYWAQRYHNVKEKHLLWPIPTSEMAVNNALKQNPYW, encoded by the coding sequence ATGAAATTAAAATATTACTGTCTGCTTGTTCTCGTTTTTGCTGCTGTGGCTGGCTGTAAAAAGTTAAATACCAATCCTAAAGATTTTTTGCCACCTGAAGCTTATTACGATACCAAAGAGAAATTGAATGCTTCGCTGGCCGGAGTGTATGATGTACTGGGTTCAACGGGGCTGTATGGCAGCCGCATGTGTTACTTGCTTGGCCTGGAGGCCGATGAAGGCTATTATGCCCGGTCGACCACCCCAATTGGTCCACATGAATATAATTTTACCGCGGGCCATGCCAACATCAGTTTGTATTGGACCAGCTTGTATACCGGCGTGACCCGGGCAAATGCGCTATTGGCTAATTTAGACAACAACCCTCAAATAGATAAAGCCGTAAGGGACCAGATCAGGGGCGAGGCCCTTTTTTTAAGAGGCTACTATTATTTTATGCTGGTACAGAGCTTTGGTGGTGTACCATTGGTATTGAAGCCTACGCTGGATGTAGATGACATCGATATCCCCCGTGCAACGGACAAGGAGGTTTACGATCAGATCCTGACGGATATGAAAGCCGCCGAAGGCCTGGTTGCGGGCATCAGAACTTTGGGCTATGGAGGCCGTGTCAGCAAATCGGCAGTAAGGGGAATATTGGCCAGGGTTTGCCTGTTTATGGCCGGATATCCGCTTAAGGATGTAGAAAAGTATAAAGACGCCCGGGAATGGGCAAAAAAGGTAATGGATGATACAGAGGCAGGGCACGACCTGAATCCGAGTTATTCTGATATTTTTATAAAATATGCCCGCGACGAATATGACATCAAAGAAAGTATATGGGAGGTTGAATTTTGGGGCAACAATGCTGAAGCCTTTACCGAAGCTGGTGGTGTAGGTTATTTAAATGGCCCAGCCTCTGCCAATACAGAAACCGGTGAGGGTTTTGGAGGAGTAAGGGCTACAGCGAGTTTGTACCAGCTGTATAAAGTGGGCGACTTGCGCAGAGACTGGTCGATAGCCAGTTTTACGTATAATGCTACCGGTGCTTTGGGCAGCAAAACAGCCATTACCACGGTTGGTGTAGCTACCCTATACAACCGTACTTCGGGCAAATACCGCAGGGAATATGAATTGGTGTTGCCAAAATCGAGAAGTGTTACCCCTATCAATTTCCCACTGCTGCGGTATGCGGATGTATTGCTGATGTTTGCCGAAGCAGATAATGAACTGAACGGAACGCCTACCCAGGAAGCGATAGATGCGGTAAATAAAGTAAGACAAAGGTCTATGTCGACTGGCGTAAAGGCATTTACCCTCACCAATGGGGGTGCAAACTATACTTCGGCACCTACAGTGACCATTTCGGACCCGGGAACAGGTGGGGTAAGGGCACAGGCTACTGCTGCCATTTCGACCAGCACAAAGAAAGTGACAGGAATAACGCTGGCATTTGACGGTGTTACGGGTACACAGATGGGCCGTAATTATACTACAGCAACAGTTACCATTACCGGTGGCGGAGGGACGGGAGCTACCGCAACAGCTACTGTACATAAACTTACCGATGCCAATGCAACAGCCACCGATATAGCTTCGCAGGAAAGTTTCCGGCAGTTTATCCAGGATGAAAGGGCAAGGGAGCTTTGTTTTGAAACCTTGCGCAAAGGAGACCTCATCAGGTGGGGCGTGTTTGTGTTCAGAATGAATCAGATTGGCGATCTGGTGACCCAGCAGGTACCTACCGCATATTGGGCACAACGCTATCACAATGTGAAAGAAAAACACCTGCTGTGGCCTATTCCGACCTCGGAAATGGCGGTAAATAACGCCTTGAAACAAAATCCTTATTGGTAA
- a CDS encoding sterol desaturase family protein: protein MKKNFVSNSRESIRMFKNPLFEALSKVPYYVPLIVYIPVICYFFWASVQTNGILMFLAHLFLGLLIWTLTEYVLHRFVFHFYPSSEWGKRIHFIFHGVHHDYPNDAQRLVMPPSASIPLATAFYFLFRWVLPVDLLDGFFAGFILGYLFYDITHYMLHHAQFKNGVWKKIKQHHMLHHYDDSTKGYGVTSALWDKIFGSDFLKK from the coding sequence ATGAAAAAGAATTTTGTATCCAACTCGCGGGAATCTATCCGGATGTTTAAGAATCCCTTGTTCGAGGCATTATCTAAAGTACCATATTACGTACCATTAATTGTTTATATACCAGTTATTTGTTATTTTTTCTGGGCTTCTGTTCAGACCAATGGTATATTGATGTTTCTGGCGCACCTTTTTCTGGGACTGCTGATCTGGACATTGACAGAATATGTATTACACCGTTTTGTATTCCATTTCTATCCTTCATCGGAATGGGGCAAACGCATTCACTTTATATTTCATGGCGTACACCACGATTACCCAAATGATGCGCAAAGGTTGGTAATGCCACCATCGGCAAGTATTCCTTTGGCTACTGCATTTTATTTTCTTTTCCGTTGGGTGCTGCCGGTAGATTTACTGGACGGTTTTTTTGCCGGATTTATATTGGGCTACCTGTTTTATGACATCACCCACTATATGCTGCACCACGCACAATTTAAAAATGGCGTATGGAAAAAGATTAAACAACACCATATGCTGCACCATTACGACGACTCGACAAAGGGTTATGGCGTAACTTCTGCTTTGTGGGATAAAATATTCGGATCGGACTTTTTGAAGAAATAA